One part of the Enterococcus sp. DIV1094 genome encodes these proteins:
- a CDS encoding ECF transporter S component has protein sequence MTQKKITTRMITIMALSIGINFLGGTIALWLRLPIYLDSIGTIFAGALLGPIPGVLTGLSSSLLSGVTMDMFSLYYSPIQIITGLLAGLILPKKLHEHGLKSRLSLFVWTFVISAPGTILASLITIQLFGGITSSGSSTIVQLLYGLGLNQAASVTIVQAATDYLDRLLSVLVVSLVVLKLPNQAVAKSRTR, from the coding sequence ATGACACAAAAGAAAATCACAACAAGAATGATCACAATCATGGCATTAAGTATCGGAATCAACTTTCTCGGCGGAACGATCGCTTTATGGCTCCGATTACCCATTTATCTTGATTCAATCGGCACGATTTTTGCCGGTGCCTTACTTGGACCAATTCCTGGCGTTTTGACAGGATTGAGTAGTAGTTTACTTAGTGGCGTGACAATGGACATGTTCTCTTTGTATTACTCACCGATCCAAATCATCACAGGATTGCTCGCAGGTTTGATTTTACCTAAGAAGTTACATGAGCATGGACTGAAAAGCCGACTTTCATTATTCGTATGGACATTCGTGATTTCAGCGCCTGGAACCATTCTAGCTTCACTTATCACGATCCAATTATTTGGTGGTATCACTTCATCTGGTTCAAGCACCATCGTTCAACTTCTTTACGGATTGGGGCTAAACCAAGCAGCCAGTGTCACCATCGTTCAAGCCGCTACAGATTATTTAGATCGTTTGCTATCCGTCCTTGTCGTTTCACTTGTCGTCTTGAAACTACCTAATCAAGCAGTGGCAAAATCAAGAACTCGTTGA
- the atpB gene encoding F0F1 ATP synthase subunit A: MDERSLTFHIGPVWFDGTVCLMVLLTCLIVFFLVYFFTRNLKMKPTGKQNALEWVIDFTRGIVTDNVPRKELNNFHLLAFTLFLFVFVANNIGLVTKIVLPGSETTLWKSPTADPFVTLTLAFIMITLTHLFGVKKLGFKGYFVNSFLKPYSFMFPMKVIEEFTNLLTLALRLYGNIYAGEVLLTLIAKMMTSLGWFSLPLAIPLEMVWIAFSLFIGSIQAFVFVTLSMVYMSHKIEVEE, from the coding sequence TTGGATGAACGCTCGCTAACGTTCCATATTGGACCCGTTTGGTTTGATGGGACTGTTTGTTTGATGGTGTTGTTAACTTGTTTGATCGTTTTCTTTTTAGTTTACTTCTTTACTAGAAATCTAAAAATGAAGCCAACTGGAAAGCAAAATGCACTTGAATGGGTCATTGATTTTACACGAGGAATCGTTACAGATAATGTGCCTAGAAAAGAATTGAATAATTTTCACTTATTGGCATTTACATTATTCCTCTTTGTTTTTGTGGCAAACAATATCGGTTTAGTTACAAAAATCGTCTTACCTGGTAGCGAAACGACACTTTGGAAAAGTCCGACAGCAGACCCGTTTGTAACTTTAACATTGGCATTTATTATGATCACACTTACTCATCTATTCGGGGTGAAGAAGCTCGGTTTCAAAGGTTATTTTGTCAACTCATTCCTAAAACCCTATAGTTTTATGTTTCCAATGAAGGTGATCGAAGAGTTCACAAACTTGTTAACACTTGCTTTACGTCTTTATGGGAATATTTATGCGGGAGAAGTATTGCTAACTTTGATCGCAAAAATGATGACAAGCTTAGGCTGGTTCTCATTGCCATTAGCAATTCCGTTAGAGATGGTCTGGATCGCGTTCTCATTATTTATCGGAAGCATCCAAGCATTTGTCTTTGTCACTTTATCAATGGTATATATGAGTCACAAAATCGAAGTAGAAGAGTAA
- the secG gene encoding preprotein translocase subunit SecG gives MYNIILGIVIVISIMMVIAIMMQPSKQNSAASAFTGGADQLFGKQKARGFEAVMQRSTAVMGAVWMILLFVLAFLSSK, from the coding sequence ATGTATAATATTATTTTAGGGATCGTTATCGTTATATCAATTATGATGGTCATCGCGATCATGATGCAACCAAGCAAACAAAATAGTGCAGCAAGTGCATTTACAGGTGGAGCAGATCAATTATTCGGAAAGCAAAAAGCACGTGGATTTGAAGCAGTAATGCAACGCTCGACAGCTGTTATGGGCGCTGTATGGATGATTTTGTTATTCGTACTTGCATTTTTATCTTCTAAGTAA
- the atpH gene encoding ATP synthase F1 subunit delta: MKLDKYTVGRRYGKALFELAIDSNNTEEVYQELLSLRKIYSDVPELGSILSDVRLEPHEKRLVMDKLVSGYQGMVKNFLEVVFMYNRMNDLPLMIDEYEHRYNENNGLLLGSVTTAVPLSEEQLSRLEANVAKTMNYQTVELKQLVDSTIIGGAIVEADHQVIDGSIRTQLEKLRNQLNR, translated from the coding sequence ATGAAACTAGATAAATATACAGTAGGTAGACGTTACGGAAAAGCATTATTTGAACTGGCGATCGATTCAAATAATACGGAAGAAGTGTATCAAGAACTTCTTAGTCTACGTAAAATCTATTCCGATGTCCCTGAGTTAGGGAGTATCCTTAGTGATGTTCGTTTAGAACCTCATGAAAAGCGATTGGTCATGGATAAATTAGTCAGTGGCTATCAAGGAATGGTTAAAAACTTTTTAGAAGTCGTGTTCATGTACAATCGTATGAACGATCTACCTTTGATGATCGACGAGTATGAACATCGTTACAATGAAAACAATGGCTTGTTACTAGGAAGTGTGACTACCGCAGTCCCACTTTCAGAGGAACAATTGAGCAGACTTGAAGCAAATGTCGCTAAAACAATGAACTACCAAACGGTTGAGTTGAAGCAACTAGTCGACTCTACGATCATTGGTGGGGCAATTGTAGAAGCAGATCATCAAGTGATCGACGGAAGCATTCGGACGCAGTTGGAAAAATTGCGTAATCAATTAAATAGATAG
- the smpB gene encoding SsrA-binding protein SmpB: MPKGEGKLIAQNKKARHDYSIIDTMEAGMVLQGTEIKSIRNSRINLKDGFVRVRNGEAFLHNVHVSPYEQGNIFNHDPLRTRKLLLHKKQIARLSSETKNTGITIVPLKVYIRDGYAKVLIGLAKGKKSYDKREDLKRKDVDRQIDRTLKNFSR; the protein is encoded by the coding sequence ATGCCAAAAGGCGAGGGAAAATTGATTGCACAAAATAAAAAAGCTCGCCATGATTATTCGATCATCGACACAATGGAAGCAGGAATGGTTTTACAAGGTACAGAGATCAAATCTATTCGTAATAGTCGTATCAATCTAAAAGATGGATTTGTTCGTGTTAGAAATGGCGAAGCTTTTTTGCATAATGTCCATGTCAGCCCTTATGAACAAGGGAATATCTTTAATCATGATCCACTGAGAACTAGAAAGTTGTTACTGCATAAAAAGCAAATCGCACGTTTATCAAGTGAAACTAAGAACACTGGTATAACGATCGTTCCTTTAAAAGTTTATATTCGAGATGGCTATGCGAAAGTCTTGATCGGTTTAGCTAAAGGGAAAAAATCGTATGATAAGCGAGAAGATTTGAAGCGAAAAGATGTCGATCGTCAAATTGATCGAACATTAAAAAATTTCTCTAGATAA
- a CDS encoding GNAT family N-acetyltransferase encodes MEIKEEKNRLVLFDDEQTEIGEMTWSDAGPDIMIIDHTFVDPAFRGQKLAEKLVATGVDVARRTGKKVIPLCPYAKAEFERKAEYQDVWRK; translated from the coding sequence ATGGAAATCAAAGAAGAAAAGAATCGTTTAGTACTGTTCGATGATGAACAAACAGAAATTGGTGAAATGACGTGGTCTGATGCCGGTCCGGATATTATGATCATTGACCACACATTTGTTGATCCAGCTTTTAGAGGACAGAAATTAGCAGAAAAACTGGTTGCGACCGGAGTGGACGTAGCTAGACGTACGGGTAAAAAAGTGATCCCACTATGTCCGTATGCGAAAGCAGAGTTTGAAAGAAAAGCTGAATATCAGGATGTTTGGCGTAAATAA
- a CDS encoding nucleoside hydrolase produces MRKVIIDCDPGIDDTLALLFALKSPEIEVVAITTVCGNVPVHLGTENVIRCLERCDRLDIPVYQGSATPLNTPFISAQDTHGMDGLGETNFPLVSDKQAETIHAVDFLADYFAEKQDTSLIALGPLTNVASALQKNPRIGNQMDRFVSMGGTYKSHGNCSPVAEYNYWCDPDAASYVFEHLGQIIEMVGLDVTREIVFTPTILEYCCQLAPQEGNYLKAITRFYYDFHWQQERILGCVINDPLAVAYFIDEQLCQGFTSYTAVETQGISRGQTLVDRHDFWQKKPNSLIMTDVDTSLFFRKFLAVLLNAQEELIKKDLERLKMG; encoded by the coding sequence ATGCGAAAGGTTATTATTGATTGCGATCCTGGTATCGATGATACATTAGCGCTCTTATTTGCATTAAAATCACCAGAAATCGAAGTTGTCGCAATCACCACCGTTTGTGGAAATGTTCCCGTTCATTTGGGAACAGAAAATGTGATCCGTTGTTTAGAACGCTGCGACCGACTAGACATCCCTGTCTACCAAGGTTCAGCAACCCCTCTAAACACACCATTTATCAGCGCACAAGATACACACGGCATGGATGGTCTTGGGGAAACAAATTTCCCGTTAGTATCAGATAAACAAGCTGAAACGATCCATGCCGTTGATTTTTTAGCGGATTATTTTGCTGAGAAACAAGATACTTCGTTGATTGCGTTAGGGCCACTCACAAATGTCGCCTCTGCTTTACAGAAGAACCCACGAATAGGAAACCAGATGGATCGGTTTGTTTCGATGGGCGGGACATACAAAAGCCACGGCAATTGTTCACCTGTAGCAGAATACAATTACTGGTGTGACCCTGATGCAGCTTCCTATGTCTTTGAACATCTAGGGCAAATCATCGAAATGGTTGGCTTAGATGTCACACGAGAAATCGTCTTTACGCCGACGATCCTAGAATACTGTTGCCAACTTGCGCCACAAGAAGGAAACTATTTAAAAGCAATCACACGTTTTTATTACGACTTTCATTGGCAGCAAGAACGCATCCTCGGCTGTGTTATCAATGACCCTTTAGCAGTTGCTTATTTCATTGATGAACAACTATGCCAAGGTTTTACTAGTTATACCGCTGTGGAAACACAAGGCATCAGTCGTGGTCAAACCTTAGTTGATCGTCACGATTTTTGGCAGAAAAAACCAAATAGTCTGATCATGACAGATGTTGACACCTCTCTTTTTTTCCGGAAGTTTTTAGCCGTTCTTTTAAATGCACAAGAAGAATTGATAAAAAAAGATCTGGAAAGATTAAAGATGGGATGA
- a CDS encoding alpha/beta hydrolase — protein sequence MKSLPQPIYEKHGKRAVLLLHAYSGSPNDVRMLARFLEKSNYTIYAPTFTGHGTLAPNEILDQDAETWWQDTKQALQFLHEEGFSDIAVLGLSMGGIFAVRALSEISLVGGGFFCSPISPVENHVPENFENYVRHVLKIAGESEASIEQKVVAFRPRVEQQLRDIQEQAAITESKLSDIQTPVFMAQAGQDEMIDPYGVYDTAKKLAHTGISLHWYPESKHVITVGVARKAFEKDVLDFLENLPWNEE from the coding sequence ATGAAAAGTCTACCACAACCTATTTATGAAAAACATGGGAAGCGCGCAGTTCTCTTATTACATGCGTATTCGGGTAGTCCGAATGATGTACGAATGTTAGCTCGTTTTTTAGAAAAATCAAACTATACGATTTATGCGCCCACTTTTACTGGGCATGGGACGCTTGCACCAAACGAGATTTTAGATCAAGATGCTGAAACTTGGTGGCAAGATACGAAACAAGCACTTCAATTTCTGCATGAGGAAGGATTTTCTGACATCGCCGTTTTAGGATTATCGATGGGAGGCATTTTTGCAGTTCGAGCATTATCAGAGATTTCTCTGGTAGGCGGCGGCTTTTTCTGTTCGCCGATTTCTCCAGTAGAAAACCATGTGCCAGAAAACTTTGAGAACTATGTACGTCATGTCTTGAAAATTGCTGGGGAGTCGGAAGCATCGATCGAACAAAAAGTCGTCGCTTTCCGCCCACGTGTAGAGCAACAGTTAAGAGACATTCAAGAACAAGCAGCAATTACAGAAAGTAAGTTGTCAGATATCCAAACGCCTGTCTTCATGGCTCAAGCGGGTCAAGATGAAATGATTGATCCTTATGGTGTCTATGATACAGCCAAAAAACTTGCACATACGGGTATTTCCCTACATTGGTATCCTGAAAGCAAACATGTGATCACAGTAGGAGTAGCAAGAAAAGCCTTTGAAAAAGATGTGTTGGATTTTCTAGAGAACTTACCTTGGAATGAGGAGTAA
- the atpE gene encoding ATP synthase F0 subunit C — protein MNYIAAAIAILGAAIGAGYGNGQVISKTIESMARQPEMSGQLRTTMFIGVALVEAVPILGVVIALILVFGV, from the coding sequence ATGAATTATATCGCAGCAGCAATCGCAATCTTAGGAGCAGCTATCGGAGCTGGTTACGGTAATGGTCAAGTAATTTCTAAAACAATCGAATCAATGGCACGTCAACCTGAAATGTCAGGTCAATTACGTACAACAATGTTCATCGGGGTAGCCTTAGTCGAAGCCGTTCCTATTCTAGGTGTTGTTATCGCCTTGATCCTAGTTTTTGGTGTGTAA
- the atpF gene encoding F0F1 ATP synthase subunit B yields MLNQLAIAEVGNPMLGNIIVVSGSFLILMVLLKHFAWGPISDILKKREDKIANDLDSAEQSRIKSAKLEQEREQQLLASRSDAADIIKNAKESGELSRQNILKETQEEVARLKNKAQADITMERDTALNSVKDDVADLSLQIAEKILNKELSPEMHESLINQYIEGLGSSNETR; encoded by the coding sequence ATGCTGAATCAATTGGCAATTGCAGAAGTTGGCAATCCGATGTTAGGTAATATCATCGTTGTCAGCGGCTCATTTTTGATATTAATGGTCCTATTAAAACACTTTGCGTGGGGACCGATCAGCGATATTTTGAAAAAACGTGAAGATAAGATCGCCAATGATTTAGATTCTGCAGAACAATCTCGCATCAAATCAGCAAAATTAGAACAAGAACGTGAACAACAATTGTTGGCTTCTCGCTCTGATGCTGCGGATATCATCAAAAATGCGAAAGAAAGTGGAGAATTAAGCCGCCAAAATATTTTGAAGGAAACACAAGAAGAAGTTGCACGTCTGAAAAATAAAGCGCAAGCGGATATCACGATGGAACGTGATACTGCCTTGAACTCAGTCAAAGACGATGTAGCCGATCTTTCTCTTCAAATCGCGGAAAAAATCTTGAATAAAGAATTATCTCCAGAAATGCATGAATCTTTAATCAATCAATATATCGAAGGTCTAGGTTCGTCAAATGAAACTAGATAA
- the rnr gene encoding ribonuclease R, whose product MTKETLKEKILFFIESSRKKSFSMEEIAEGLGFQKSEDFKLLVQTIAQMEREQSIVFTKKGKVKLPLQPILIEGIFRANERGFGFVTIDPEEDDVYIPKEATGYAMDGDTVAIDIVKTADAFTDRGAEGKVVEIRQRATTQIAGEFIAYTDDEMAETDLYGVVIPKDKKMNQFKVYAAAEGVRPVDGSIVLIELTHYPEKSYATSLEGIIKQVIGHKNDPGMDILSIVVANGIPTKFPDDVLSEADAVPDSISEEDLIGRRDLRDQLIVTIDGEDAKDLDDAVTVRKLANGNYFLGVHIADVSYYVTEGSQLDREAYERGTSVYLTDRVIPMIPQRLSNGICSLNPKVPRLAMSCEMEIDPTGNIISHEIFPSVIQTTERMTYTAVNQILEEQDEETMTRYESLVPMFQAMGELHEILETMRIRRGAISFEDREAKILVDPEGHPQDIQLRSRGVGERLIESFMLAANETVAEHYSRGKFPFIYRIHEQPKEEKMQRFFDFASALGILVKGTKGTITPKDLQKVIEDVEEKPESAVINTMLLRSMQQARYSEDNFGHYGLAAEYYTHFTSPIRRYPDLIVHRLIRSYGQDPSESNQEYWEQTLPDIADHSSKMERRAVETEREVDSMKKAEFMMDKVGEEFDGIISSVVKFGLFIELPNTVEGLIHINELRQDYFHYIENHLALVGERTGLTFKIGQKVRVKVVKADPTERAVDFELVAAEELAPLEAPKARRKEQGRPSRKTSDRQMDKKKRPKKADSKYGPKKEKGKKGKKPFYKGINKKKKKK is encoded by the coding sequence ATGACAAAAGAAACATTAAAAGAAAAAATCCTCTTCTTTATTGAAAGTAGTCGAAAGAAAAGTTTTTCGATGGAAGAGATTGCCGAAGGGCTAGGCTTTCAAAAAAGTGAAGATTTTAAATTATTAGTACAAACCATCGCACAGATGGAACGAGAACAAAGTATCGTCTTTACGAAAAAAGGTAAAGTCAAACTGCCGCTTCAGCCGATTTTGATCGAAGGGATCTTTCGCGCAAACGAGCGAGGATTCGGTTTTGTGACGATCGACCCTGAAGAAGATGATGTATATATCCCTAAGGAAGCAACAGGATATGCGATGGATGGAGACACTGTTGCGATCGATATCGTCAAAACGGCGGATGCTTTTACAGATCGTGGAGCGGAAGGGAAAGTTGTTGAAATTCGTCAACGAGCAACTACGCAAATCGCGGGAGAGTTCATTGCTTATACGGATGACGAAATGGCAGAAACAGATCTTTATGGGGTAGTCATCCCTAAAGATAAAAAAATGAATCAATTCAAAGTGTATGCCGCAGCAGAAGGTGTCCGCCCAGTAGATGGAAGCATCGTGTTGATCGAATTGACACATTATCCAGAAAAAAGCTATGCGACAAGTTTAGAAGGCATCATCAAACAAGTCATCGGACATAAAAATGATCCTGGAATGGATATTTTATCGATCGTCGTGGCTAACGGAATCCCGACTAAATTTCCTGATGACGTATTGAGTGAAGCCGATGCCGTACCAGATAGTATCAGTGAAGAAGATTTGATTGGCCGCAGAGATTTACGTGACCAATTGATCGTGACGATCGATGGGGAAGATGCCAAAGATTTAGATGATGCGGTCACTGTTAGAAAATTAGCGAATGGGAATTATTTTTTAGGCGTTCACATTGCAGATGTTTCGTATTATGTAACGGAAGGCAGTCAATTAGACCGTGAAGCGTATGAACGTGGAACGAGTGTCTATTTAACAGATCGCGTGATCCCAATGATTCCACAGCGGTTATCAAACGGTATTTGTTCGTTGAATCCTAAGGTACCTCGGTTAGCGATGAGTTGCGAAATGGAGATCGATCCTACTGGGAACATTATTTCTCATGAAATTTTCCCAAGTGTGATCCAAACGACTGAGCGGATGACGTATACCGCAGTGAATCAAATCTTAGAGGAACAAGATGAAGAAACGATGACCCGGTATGAGTCTTTGGTCCCTATGTTCCAAGCGATGGGTGAGTTGCATGAGATTTTAGAAACGATGCGTATCCGACGTGGCGCAATCTCATTCGAGGATCGTGAAGCTAAGATTTTAGTTGATCCAGAAGGTCACCCTCAAGATATCCAATTGCGGAGTCGTGGCGTAGGTGAACGGTTGATCGAATCCTTTATGTTGGCGGCCAATGAAACGGTGGCAGAACATTATTCTCGTGGGAAGTTCCCTTTTATTTACCGTATCCATGAGCAACCAAAAGAAGAGAAAATGCAACGTTTCTTTGATTTTGCCTCTGCTTTAGGGATTTTGGTCAAAGGAACAAAGGGAACGATCACACCTAAGGACTTACAAAAAGTGATCGAAGACGTCGAGGAAAAACCTGAATCAGCTGTGATCAATACCATGTTGTTGAGAAGTATGCAACAAGCACGCTATTCTGAGGACAATTTTGGACATTACGGGTTAGCAGCAGAATATTATACGCATTTCACGTCACCGATCCGTCGTTATCCAGATTTGATCGTCCACCGTTTGATTCGTTCCTATGGTCAAGATCCAAGTGAAAGCAATCAAGAGTATTGGGAACAAACACTGCCTGACATTGCGGATCATAGTTCGAAAATGGAACGTCGTGCAGTTGAAACAGAACGTGAAGTCGATTCAATGAAGAAAGCTGAATTCATGATGGATAAGGTTGGCGAAGAATTTGATGGTATCATCAGTTCTGTGGTGAAATTTGGGCTGTTTATCGAGCTGCCTAATACCGTGGAAGGATTGATCCACATCAATGAATTGCGTCAAGATTATTTCCACTATATTGAAAACCATCTAGCCTTAGTTGGTGAGCGGACAGGATTGACATTCAAGATCGGTCAAAAAGTACGTGTCAAAGTAGTCAAAGCAGATCCTACCGAGCGTGCAGTTGATTTTGAATTAGTCGCTGCGGAGGAATTGGCGCCGCTGGAAGCACCGAAGGCAAGAAGAAAAGAACAAGGCAGACCTTCAAGAAAAACAAGTGACCGGCAAATGGATAAGAAAAAACGTCCAAAAAAGGCCGATAGTAAATATGGTCCAAAAAAAGAAAAGGGTAAAAAAGGGAAAAAACCTTTTTACAAAGGCATCAACAAGAAAAAGAAGAAAAAATAA
- a CDS encoding sugar O-acetyltransferase encodes MSEDDVKGLTNTGLPYDDMDSKVVQARNHALRQCRRYNFLVNSENHYKYMILRDLFASMGENVYIESNFQCEFGFNISIGNNVYLNHDMIILDCHEVTIGNDVYVGPRVGLYAANHAEDPFERADHVVYAKPIHIGDRVWLGAGVHVLQGVSIGANSIIGAGSVVTKDIPENVVAAGNPCKVIRPIKYKDREKMIKDEDKALLVE; translated from the coding sequence ATGAGCGAAGACGATGTGAAAGGACTAACCAATACAGGGTTACCATATGATGATATGGACTCAAAAGTTGTACAAGCAAGAAATCATGCGTTGAGACAATGTAGAAGATATAATTTTCTCGTGAATTCTGAGAATCATTACAAGTATATGATTTTGCGGGATCTGTTTGCTTCAATGGGTGAAAATGTCTATATTGAGTCGAATTTCCAATGTGAGTTTGGGTTCAATATTTCTATAGGAAACAATGTTTATCTCAACCATGACATGATCATTCTGGATTGCCATGAAGTGACGATTGGGAATGATGTTTATGTAGGGCCTAGAGTTGGTTTGTATGCAGCCAATCATGCAGAAGATCCGTTCGAACGCGCTGATCATGTCGTTTATGCGAAACCGATTCATATTGGAGATCGAGTTTGGTTGGGTGCGGGAGTGCATGTGTTGCAAGGTGTGTCGATCGGTGCAAATAGTATTATTGGCGCGGGAAGTGTCGTGACAAAAGACATACCAGAAAACGTGGTCGCTGCGGGGAATCCTTGTAAAGTTATTCGACCAATCAAGTACAAAGACCGAGAGAAGATGATCAAAGACGAAGATAAAGCTTTATTGGTGGAATGA
- a CDS encoding alpha/beta fold hydrolase, which translates to MVVFYILLIMLLMIVSYHFVAYLYAKKLIKIGLQRGYPWYEETGHQLMDPASLTTVDEQRQKLEDLAEDFWQKGESVTTKSHEGLKLKGRMFFSYANKGKWVICVHDYRSTGKKDMSYIGKKYAEKGFNVLIPDLRAHGESEGEIIGMGWLDRLDLILWINEILKKEPEATILLHGGSMGASTIMMASGEKLPSAVKGLILDSGFVSVYSEFRYMLSKLTAFPKKIIMRYANRYAQKYAGYSLKQASATRQLGSNHLPVLIIHGEHDHFVPMEAAYTIQNATAGDKALLLVPGAEHLEAVSKDPDTYWTVIFSFIEQRVQL; encoded by the coding sequence GTGGTTGTTTTTTATATTTTACTAATTATGTTATTAATGATCGTTAGTTATCATTTTGTTGCTTATCTATATGCTAAAAAATTGATCAAAATAGGATTGCAACGAGGCTATCCTTGGTATGAAGAAACAGGGCATCAATTGATGGACCCAGCTTCTTTGACGACGGTCGATGAACAACGGCAAAAGTTAGAAGACTTAGCGGAAGACTTTTGGCAAAAGGGCGAAAGTGTGACGACTAAAAGCCATGAAGGATTGAAACTAAAAGGCAGAATGTTCTTTTCTTATGCAAACAAAGGAAAATGGGTGATCTGTGTTCACGATTATCGTAGTACAGGCAAAAAAGACATGTCTTACATTGGAAAGAAATACGCAGAGAAAGGTTTCAATGTTTTGATTCCAGATTTACGTGCGCATGGGGAAAGTGAAGGAGAAATCATTGGGATGGGCTGGTTGGATCGCTTGGATTTGATTCTCTGGATCAATGAAATCTTAAAAAAAGAACCAGAAGCTACAATTCTACTCCATGGAGGCTCCATGGGTGCTTCAACAATCATGATGGCTAGCGGAGAAAAGCTGCCGAGTGCGGTGAAAGGCTTGATCCTTGATAGTGGGTTTGTATCGGTCTATTCAGAATTTCGTTATATGTTAAGTAAGTTAACGGCGTTTCCGAAAAAAATCATCATGAGATATGCCAATCGATATGCTCAAAAGTATGCTGGCTACTCTTTGAAACAAGCTTCTGCTACGAGACAATTAGGAAGCAACCATTTACCAGTGCTGATCATCCATGGTGAACATGATCATTTTGTGCCAATGGAAGCAGCGTACACGATCCAAAATGCGACGGCAGGAGATAAAGCCTTATTGCTAGTGCCGGGAGCAGAGCATTTAGAAGCGGTCAGCAAAGATCCAGATACTTACTGGACAGTGATTTTCTCATTCATTGAACAAAGAGTGCAATTATAA